A genome region from Chengkuizengella sp. SCS-71B includes the following:
- a CDS encoding H-type small acid-soluble spore protein — MEIERAQEIFDSEAKINVYLNGKEVWIDKVDRVNNCASIHDVNNPNEQETVDITKLKELQ; from the coding sequence ATGGAAATAGAAAGAGCACAGGAGATATTTGATTCAGAAGCAAAAATTAATGTGTATTTAAATGGAAAGGAAGTATGGATTGATAAAGTTGATCGAGTAAACAATTGCGCAAGTATTCACGACGTAAATAACCCCAATGAACAAGAAACCGTAGATATTACAAAATTAAAAGAACTACAATAG